In the Gemmatimonadota bacterium genome, CTTCCCGGGAAGCCCGACGGATCCGAATGCGGCGAACGACCAATTCTTCATGGAGGTGACGGTCTCGCCGTAGGGCGCTTCGGCGTCGCGGGTGGGTCGCGGGTGGGTCGCGGACGCGCTCCGGGCCCACCCGCGCCGGCTGGCCGTCGCACCATTCGCTGCAGCCCAAAACCATTCTTGACCAATCGTTATAAAACTACTACGTTGGCGCCATGGCACGTCCCAAGGCGTTCGATGAGGACACGGCCCTCGAGGCCGCGGCCCAGCTCTTTTGGAGTTACGGCTACGACGGGACGTCGGTGGCCGAGCTGGAGGCCGGCATGGGCATGGGTCGCCAGAGCATCTACAACGCGTTCGGCGACAAGCACGCGCTGTTCCTCAGGTCGCTGCAGTGGTACGCGGAGCAGAACCGGGGCGAGTTTCTTTCCCTGCTGCTCGCGCCGGGCGCGGGGCTCGAGGCGATTCGGGCCTACTTCAGGCGGGTGCTCGACTTCGTCGCTCCCGTCGAGGAGCGGCGCGGGTGTATGATCGCCAACTCTATCCTGGAGGTCGGGGAGAGCGACGCTCCGATCGCCCGCGTTTGTCGGGCGAATCAGGACGGGGTGATCGGGGCGTTCGAGCACGCGTTGAGAAACGCGGTCGCGGACGGGGACCTGCCGGCTTCACTCGACGTGCCGGCCACCGCGCGCATGCTGCTGTCGCAGACCTATGGGCTCGCGGTGCTCTCGAAGTCCGGAATGACGCTGGATGAGTTGGCGAGCGTGGTCAACCAACTCCTGAGCCGGCTCGATTGATTTTTTTCCGTAGTTTTTGACCGTTTGAACAAAAATCAGAGGAGGGATCGATGTCTAGCTTGAAGATCGATGGTAGCGTGGCTCTGGTGACGGGAGCCAATCGCGGGATCGGACGCGCGCTCGTGGAGTCGCTCCTGGATCACGGGGCCGGCAAGGTCTACGTGGGGGCGCGTCGGCTCGAGGCCGTCACCGACCTGGTCGAGCGGTATGGCGACCGCGTCGAGCCCGTCTTGATCGACGTGACCGACCGAGACCAGGTGCGCGCCGCGGTGGCGTCGGCCACGGACGTGGATCTGCTGTTCAACAACGCGGGCGTCGCCGAGTTCATGGGCGGGGATTTCGTCGATGAGGCGTGGTTCGACGCGGGCCGCCGGGAGTACGACGTGAACGTGCTGGGCACGTTCGACGTCACGCGGGCGTTCGCGCCGGTGCTGGCGGCCAACGGCGGGGGCGCCGTGGTGAACGTCATCTCGGTGGCGGGTCTGGTGAACTTCCCGCTGTTCCTCAGCTACAGCCTGTCCAAGGCCGCGCTGCATTCGTTGACGCAGGCGACGCGCCTGTTGCTGGCCGACCAGGGCACGCGAACGTTCGGTGTCTACCCGGGTCCGGTCGACACGGACATGGCCGAACCTTTGGATTGGGACAAGGCGTCGCCGCGGTCGGTGGCCGACGTGATCCTGGCCGGGATCGAAGCGGGGACGGAGGAGATCTTTACGGATTCGATGGCGCGGCAGTTCGGGACGCAGTACGCCAGTGACCCCAAGAGCCTGGAGGCCAACATCGCCGCCATGGTGGAGGAGATCGCCGCCTGAGTTCCACTACGCGACTCGACCGGCCGCGGAGTCGATGTAGGCCTCCGCGGCGGTCGAGCGTGCGTACTGCGCTTCGACCCGATGACGCGTTTCCGCGGAAATGTGGCCGCTCGCCACCCGCTCCGCGCCCCCGCTAACGCCGCGAAAACACCGCCCCGTGCGGCTTCCCCGTCCCCGCCTCGCCGTGCGGCCACGACATCCGCTCGAAGCTCACCCCGATCTGCTCGGAGCCGGGGTCCCTGAACGTCTCGTCGAACGCGAGCGCTCCCGTTGCCGGATCCAGGCTCACGATCAGGACCCGGTACTTGGTCTCCCCCTCCCCCGACGTCAGCACCACGCGCTCCCCGCCCGGCTCGATCGAGATCCAGTGGGGGGTCCAGTCGCCGTCCCAGTCCAGCTCATCGAGCACCGTCGGGTTCGACGGGTCGGATATGTCCATGGAGATCAGCGACGAGCCCTCCGTGTTGGCGTAGGTCTGGAGCCAGATGTCGTCGGTCGTGGCGGGGATGCCGCAGTGGTTCTGTCCTCCCGAGGTCCAGGGCAGCGCGCTCACGAACTCGGCGCTCGGCTGGTCCGTCTCGAGGCCGCGCAGCCGATACAGCCCGCACGCGAACGTCGTCATCATCGCGGTGACGCTGTCGGGCAGGAGCCGCACCTCGGCCGGGTAGCCGTGCTCGTAGCCGCCGGGGCCGGGCGGCAGCATGACGGTCTTCAACAGCGTCAGGTCGGAGAGCCGCCAGACCTGGAACGAGCGGCCGTCCACCTCCCCGCGCATGTCGGTGGTGGTGCTGACCGCGCGGTCGAGCTTGGGGATGGGCGTGACGCTGTAGGCGCGCAGCTCGGGGTCGACCGGGTCGGCGGCGTCGGCGGCGCGCACGAAGCCGCCCATCGGGTCGAGCTCCACCAGGCCACCGGCCACGTCGTGCTCGGCGCCCTTGGTTTGGAAGGTCGCCAGCACGTTGCCGCTGGGCAGCCGCTCGAACGTGTGCGGGTAGTTGTAATCGCCCATCTCCTCGAACGCGGCCGCCACCCTGGGGTCCAGCGGGTCGGACAGGTCGATGACGAAGCTCGCGCCGGCGTCGAACGAATTGACGAAGAGGTGGTCGCCTTCCGGCATGACGTGCTCGGAGTGGTGGGCGTCGCCGCGCACGCCGGCCGGCACGCTCGAGACGACCTCGCCGTAGCGCCCGGACGCCGGGTCGGCGTCGATCACGGCCAGGAAGTCGCTCTCGCCTTCCACCTCGGCGGCCGTCCAGACGTAGAGGTAGGAGGCGGCGGTAGCGGCGGCGGCGGACTCGGCGGCATCGTTGGCGTCGTCGTTGGCGGCCGGGCTACACGCGCCCGCGGCTGCCAGGATGAGCGCGAGAAGCGCGAGCGATGAAGCCGCGTTGATCGAGCGCATCGTCACTCCGATCGATATCGAGGGATGGCGGGGCCCGCGTCCGGTGCCCCGGACCGAGGGTGCTGGGTCGGTGTGGTCGGCGCAAGCCGAGCCGCTACGTGGGTGTCCAGAAAGATCACGGACGCCACTCGCCCGACCAGTCGAGGTGCACCAGCTCCTCGGGGTCGGTGGCGAGGTACCCGGCGTGCGGCTTGAGCCTCGCCAGGCGGCTGCCCGTCTCCGCGGGGACGATCCGAAGCCGACGCCCCTTCCGCTCGACTTCTGCCGGGACACCGGTCTCGAGCACGCGATCCAGCACTCGGTAGAGATTGGCGCGGAGCCTGGAGACGGAGAAGATATTTGCCATAGATCATACCGTACGTGTGTGGACTCGAGAACGTAATTGTG is a window encoding:
- a CDS encoding TetR/AcrR family transcriptional regulator, whose amino-acid sequence is MARPKAFDEDTALEAAAQLFWSYGYDGTSVAELEAGMGMGRQSIYNAFGDKHALFLRSLQWYAEQNRGEFLSLLLAPGAGLEAIRAYFRRVLDFVAPVEERRGCMIANSILEVGESDAPIARVCRANQDGVIGAFEHALRNAVADGDLPASLDVPATARMLLSQTYGLAVLSKSGMTLDELASVVNQLLSRLD
- a CDS encoding SDR family oxidoreductase, translating into MSSLKIDGSVALVTGANRGIGRALVESLLDHGAGKVYVGARRLEAVTDLVERYGDRVEPVLIDVTDRDQVRAAVASATDVDLLFNNAGVAEFMGGDFVDEAWFDAGRREYDVNVLGTFDVTRAFAPVLAANGGGAVVNVISVAGLVNFPLFLSYSLSKAALHSLTQATRLLLADQGTRTFGVYPGPVDTDMAEPLDWDKASPRSVADVILAGIEAGTEEIFTDSMARQFGTQYASDPKSLEANIAAMVEEIAA
- a CDS encoding type II toxin-antitoxin system Phd/YefM family antitoxin, encoding MANIFSVSRLRANLYRVLDRVLETGVPAEVERKGRRLRIVPAETGSRLARLKPHAGYLATDPEELVHLDWSGEWRP